A genome region from Halorussus pelagicus includes the following:
- the dph2 gene encoding diphthamide biosynthesis enzyme Dph2, whose amino-acid sequence MSQDSEYSEGDLRNTGMSLKHDREWDYELDRIVEAVEERDATKVGLQFPEGLKRRGPQVADDIRELVPDDVTVMLSGQPCYGACDLDTYLMKRTDVFVHFGHSPMKNTDKVIYVPLFSNVDVFPIMEESLDELADPDDDPNVGLVTTAQHMNQFEDMKAWLDDRGFDVKTRRGDDRLTHEGQVLGCNYASADIDADQVLYVGGGKFHPLGLAMEHPDKNVVIADPVNNVVTVADTEKFLKQRYASVHKAMDAEKWGVIFCTKIGQGRWEQAEEILEDNDDAYLITMDEVTPDRLRNFDMDAFVNTGCPRITTDDGPQFHKPMLTPGEYEIAVGNKPLDELSFDTFHGTW is encoded by the coding sequence ATGAGCCAAGATAGCGAGTACAGCGAGGGAGACCTCCGAAACACCGGCATGTCGCTGAAGCACGACCGGGAGTGGGACTACGAACTCGACCGCATCGTGGAGGCGGTCGAGGAGCGCGACGCCACCAAGGTCGGACTTCAGTTCCCCGAGGGCCTGAAGCGCCGCGGCCCGCAGGTCGCCGACGACATCCGCGAGTTGGTCCCCGACGACGTGACCGTGATGCTGTCGGGCCAGCCCTGTTACGGGGCCTGCGACCTCGACACCTACCTGATGAAGCGCACCGACGTGTTCGTCCACTTCGGCCACTCGCCGATGAAGAACACGGACAAGGTCATCTACGTCCCGCTGTTCTCGAACGTGGACGTGTTCCCCATCATGGAGGAGTCGCTGGACGAACTCGCGGACCCCGACGACGACCCGAACGTCGGTCTCGTCACCACCGCCCAGCACATGAACCAGTTCGAGGACATGAAGGCGTGGCTGGACGACCGAGGCTTCGACGTGAAGACTCGGCGCGGCGACGACCGACTCACCCACGAGGGACAGGTACTGGGCTGTAACTACGCCAGCGCCGACATCGACGCCGACCAAGTGCTGTACGTCGGCGGCGGGAAGTTCCACCCGCTCGGACTGGCGATGGAGCATCCCGACAAGAACGTAGTCATCGCCGACCCCGTCAACAACGTCGTCACGGTCGCAGATACGGAAAAATTCCTCAAGCAACGCTACGCCTCGGTCCACAAGGCGATGGACGCCGAGAAGTGGGGCGTCATCTTCTGCACCAAAATCGGGCAAGGTCGCTGGGAACAGGCCGAGGAGATTCTGGAGGACAACGACGACGCCTATCTCATCACGATGGACGAGGTGACGCCCGACCGCCTGCGGAACTTCGACATGGACGCGTTCGTCAACACCGGCTGTCCGCGCATCACGACCGACGACGGCCCGCAGTTCCACAAGCCGATGCTGACGCCCGGCGAGTACGAAATCGCCGTGGGCAACAAGCCGCTGGACGAACTCAGCTTCGACACGTTCCACGGAACGTGGTAG
- a CDS encoding METTL5 family protein, with protein sequence MDKAALERRLSRVEGFSDPRLDLEQYPTPADLAAHLVHLAGVQGDLAGRTVLDLGTGTGMLALGAAYRGPARVLALDRDPAALAQARENERRVADADVPASATDSASATAVEWLLGDATRAPLCAAGASPDAPADALADRSSVTVLMNPPFGAQSGNEHADRAFLATASDIAAVSYSIHNAGSKEFVEAFADDEGGEVTHAFRADLALSRQFGHQTSETESIDAEVFRIRWA encoded by the coding sequence ATGGACAAGGCCGCGCTGGAGCGCCGTCTCTCGCGGGTCGAAGGCTTCTCAGACCCGCGACTCGACTTGGAGCAGTATCCGACCCCCGCGGACCTCGCGGCTCATCTCGTCCACCTCGCGGGCGTACAGGGCGACCTCGCCGGGCGGACGGTCCTCGATTTAGGGACCGGAACCGGGATGCTCGCGCTCGGGGCGGCCTACCGAGGTCCCGCGCGCGTCCTCGCGCTGGACCGCGACCCCGCGGCGCTCGCGCAGGCCCGCGAGAACGAGCGCCGGGTCGCGGACGCGGACGTGCCCGCGTCCGCGACCGACTCCGCATCTGCGACCGCAGTCGAGTGGCTTCTCGGGGATGCGACTCGCGCGCCGCTCTGCGCCGCGGGCGCGTCGCCAGATGCGCCCGCCGACGCACTCGCCGACCGCTCGTCGGTCACGGTCCTGATGAACCCGCCGTTCGGCGCGCAGTCGGGCAACGAACACGCCGACCGCGCGTTTCTGGCGACCGCGAGCGACATCGCGGCGGTCTCCTACTCGATTCACAACGCCGGGAGCAAGGAGTTCGTCGAGGCGTTCGCCGACGACGAGGGCGGCGAGGTGACCCACGCCTTCCGGGCCGATTTGGCGCTCTCCCGGCAGTTCGGCCACCAGACCAGCGAGACCGAATCCATCGACGCCGAAGTCTTCCGGATTCGGTGGGCGTAG
- a CDS encoding YlbF family regulator — MSIETEADSETTELSGVEELAGELGEAIAQTPEYRRFEETKQAVEDDDEAQEKVQEFEQLRQEFMLARQTGEATQEDVQKVREAQQELHSMPVMDEYLQAQEDLEEKMQTINETISEPLAVDFGDQASGCCED, encoded by the coding sequence ATGAGCATCGAAACCGAGGCCGACAGCGAGACGACGGAACTCTCCGGCGTCGAGGAACTCGCGGGGGAACTCGGCGAGGCCATCGCCCAGACGCCCGAGTACCGGCGCTTCGAGGAGACCAAGCAGGCCGTCGAGGACGACGACGAGGCCCAAGAGAAGGTCCAAGAGTTCGAGCAACTGCGCCAAGAGTTCATGCTCGCGCGCCAGACCGGCGAGGCCACCCAAGAGGATGTCCAGAAGGTACGCGAGGCCCAGCAGGAACTTCACTCCATGCCGGTGATGGACGAGTATCTGCAGGCCCAAGAGGACCTCGAAGAGAAGATGCAGACGATTAACGAGACCATCTCCGAGCCGCTGGCGGTCGATTTCGGCGACCAAGCGAGCGGTTGCTGCGAAGACTGA
- a CDS encoding DUF7550 family protein: MDDHADHGHDVEGLDRVTSPMQEFSMSQVGIGFAVLAVGLAVAFALPLLAA; this comes from the coding sequence ATGGACGACCACGCAGACCACGGCCACGACGTAGAGGGCCTTGACCGAGTCACCTCGCCGATGCAGGAGTTCTCGATGTCGCAGGTCGGCATCGGCTTCGCCGTCCTCGCGGTCGGTCTCGCCGTCGCGTTCGCGCTCCCGCTTCTGGCGGCCTAA
- the hisF gene encoding imidazole glycerol phosphate synthase subunit HisF → MTLSKRIIPCIDVDLDDDGNPAVYTGVNFEDLEYTGDPVEMARAYNESGADEFVFLDITASADGRETMLGVVEDVADEIFIPLTVGGGIRTKADIKETLRAGADKVSINSGAIANPDLITEGADAFGSQCIVISVDAKRRYDEQGEHYVEVDGESCWFECTVKGGREGTGLDVVEWAAEAESRGAGELFVNSIDADGTKDGYDIPLTKAVCDAVDTPVIASSGCGGPEDMHEVFTEAGADAGLAASIFHFGEYSIREVKEYLDERDVPVRL, encoded by the coding sequence ATGACTCTCAGCAAGCGCATCATCCCGTGTATCGACGTGGACTTGGACGACGACGGGAACCCCGCGGTCTACACCGGCGTCAACTTCGAGGACTTAGAGTACACCGGCGACCCGGTGGAGATGGCCCGCGCGTACAACGAATCGGGGGCCGACGAGTTCGTCTTCCTCGACATCACCGCGAGCGCCGACGGGCGCGAGACCATGCTCGGCGTCGTCGAGGACGTGGCCGACGAGATATTCATCCCGCTCACGGTCGGCGGCGGCATCCGGACGAAAGCCGACATCAAAGAGACCCTGCGCGCCGGGGCCGACAAGGTCTCTATCAACTCCGGCGCGATAGCGAACCCCGACCTCATCACCGAGGGCGCGGACGCCTTCGGAAGCCAGTGTATCGTCATCTCCGTGGACGCAAAACGCCGCTACGACGAGCAGGGCGAACACTACGTCGAAGTGGACGGCGAGTCCTGTTGGTTCGAGTGTACCGTCAAGGGTGGCCGCGAGGGAACCGGTCTCGACGTGGTCGAGTGGGCCGCGGAGGCCGAATCACGCGGCGCTGGCGAACTGTTCGTCAACTCCATCGACGCCGACGGAACGAAGGACGGCTACGACATTCCCCTGACCAAGGCGGTCTGTGACGCCGTGGACACGCCAGTCATCGCCTCCTCGGGCTGTGGCGGTCCCGAAGACATGCACGAGGTCTTCACCGAGGCTGGCGCCGACGCCGGACTCGCGGCCTCCATCTTCCACTTCGGCGAATATTCGATTCGAGAGGTCAAGGAGTACCTCGACGAGCGCGACGTGCCGGTCCGGCTCTGA
- a CDS encoding EthD family reductase, with protein sequence MTCKMVILAVRGDDIGHDECIDYMHDEHAPLVNDLPNLQRYTSSLPANPEHVDYDYVAQLWFEDSEAMDEAFASEQGQQVQADAQNFLDMGATEMIPVVGETVHFDAE encoded by the coding sequence ATGACCTGCAAGATGGTGATTCTGGCGGTGCGGGGCGACGACATCGGTCACGACGAGTGCATCGACTACATGCACGACGAACACGCGCCGCTGGTGAACGATCTGCCGAATCTCCAGCGATACACCTCCTCGCTGCCAGCCAATCCCGAGCATGTGGACTACGACTACGTGGCACAGCTCTGGTTCGAGGACTCAGAAGCGATGGACGAGGCCTTCGCGTCCGAACAGGGCCAGCAGGTGCAAGCGGACGCGCAGAACTTCCTCGATATGGGCGCGACGGAGATGATTCCGGTCGTCGGCGAGACGGTCCACTTCGACGCGGAGTGA
- a CDS encoding MBL fold metallo-hydrolase: MAIHSDWGDWLPRAVEDADPEGIAVWYLGCNGFVLKAEETTLYIDPYLGTGDPPRTVRMVPVPFDPADVSETDAVLATHEHTDHVHGPSQAPILETTGATFYAPDDSLAVARDEENWTDEWDVGEDQLEEVAEGDTFEVGAFTVSVEPAHDPDATHPVSYVVEYDGRTFFHGGDTKPSDEFARVGEQYDIDLGVLAFGSVGRIPDKETREPKRTRWYNDENQAVEAASDLQFERFLPSHWDMWKGLTADPTALHNHVRSFDSPERLEVVEIGDRVDI; the protein is encoded by the coding sequence ATGGCAATTCACAGCGACTGGGGAGACTGGCTCCCGCGTGCGGTCGAAGACGCCGACCCCGAGGGCATCGCGGTCTGGTATCTCGGCTGTAACGGCTTCGTCCTGAAGGCCGAGGAGACGACGCTCTATATCGACCCCTACCTCGGAACCGGCGACCCGCCCCGCACCGTTCGGATGGTGCCGGTGCCGTTCGACCCCGCGGACGTGTCCGAGACCGACGCAGTGCTGGCCACGCACGAACACACCGACCACGTTCACGGCCCGAGTCAGGCACCCATCCTCGAAACCACCGGCGCGACCTTCTACGCTCCCGACGACAGCCTCGCGGTCGCCCGCGACGAGGAGAACTGGACCGACGAGTGGGACGTCGGCGAGGACCAACTCGAAGAAGTCGCGGAGGGCGACACCTTCGAGGTCGGCGCGTTCACGGTCTCGGTCGAACCGGCCCACGACCCCGACGCGACCCACCCAGTCAGCTACGTCGTGGAGTACGACGGCCGGACGTTCTTCCACGGCGGCGACACCAAGCCCAGCGACGAGTTCGCCCGCGTCGGCGAGCAGTACGACATCGACCTCGGCGTGCTGGCGTTCGGGAGCGTCGGCCGGATTCCGGACAAGGAGACCCGCGAACCGAAGCGCACGCGCTGGTACAACGACGAGAATCAGGCAGTCGAGGCCGCCAGCGACCTCCAGTTCGAGCGGTTCCTGCCGAGCCACTGGGACATGTGGAAGGGGCTGACGGCGGACCCGACCGCGCTCCACAACCACGTCCGGAGCTTCGACTCCCCCGAGCGGTTGGAAGTCGTGGAAATCGGTGACAGAGTCGATATCTGA
- a CDS encoding rhomboid-like intramembrane serine protease, producing MVQLPPWLPAPTQVAIPAVVLLSLALVRHLDAPAGEWGRKLRSRFLLGVPWGTVVSVLGVLAVYLVVQQGAGNWRNPVTLPFSSWSYLYPEGWLLAPFSHTGPGHLVGNLTTTLAVAPLAEYFFGHFPSKRGENPFFSRTTNPWVRAFVIFPAGVALVGLATSIFAWGPIIGFSGVAFAFVGFALVRYPLLTVVAVSAQGAIRTAYQAMRDPVVVGSASRSFGNPWWYGTAVQGHTLGLLLGILLGVAVLYRRRERVGALRLWTSAVVLGMSMTLWAVWWYRGESSYVLYRGWGVVLVVALAVLTTVAATADRGPLFDNASRQQVGLLALLLPLAVMVGVAVPVNFTTVGDASIPGDGPAIEVRGYDVTYAEGVQNQKVSAIDVSMFGETTDVTTSGVVVVNDDREIWSQAVSKGRLGFAGRTSVRVGGVGWAEDVRVERRGWSAANGPKAYQVWLRGPDDEEWTHTFASEPATVGATLANHSVEVVPANGTFYLRLASGNVTVGTAAIPERNESVTLGPVRFERENRKLLAAVNGTRVQVAARETYR from the coding sequence ATGGTTCAGTTGCCCCCGTGGTTGCCCGCACCGACGCAGGTAGCGATTCCGGCCGTCGTCCTGCTGTCGCTCGCGCTGGTCCGGCACCTCGATGCCCCGGCGGGCGAGTGGGGGCGGAAACTCCGCTCGCGGTTCCTGCTGGGGGTTCCGTGGGGCACCGTCGTCTCCGTGCTGGGCGTGCTGGCGGTGTATCTCGTCGTCCAGCAGGGCGCGGGCAACTGGCGCAACCCCGTGACCCTCCCGTTCTCGTCGTGGTCGTATCTCTACCCCGAGGGGTGGCTCCTCGCGCCCTTCTCTCACACCGGGCCGGGGCATCTCGTCGGCAACCTCACCACGACGCTCGCCGTCGCGCCCCTCGCGGAGTATTTTTTCGGCCACTTCCCGTCGAAGCGCGGCGAGAACCCCTTCTTCTCGCGGACGACCAACCCGTGGGTTCGCGCGTTCGTCATCTTCCCGGCGGGCGTCGCGCTGGTCGGACTGGCGACGAGCATCTTCGCGTGGGGTCCAATCATCGGCTTCTCGGGCGTCGCGTTCGCGTTCGTCGGGTTCGCGCTGGTTCGCTACCCCCTGCTGACAGTCGTCGCGGTGTCGGCGCAGGGAGCCATCCGGACCGCCTATCAGGCCATGCGCGACCCCGTCGTCGTCGGGTCGGCCTCTCGGAGTTTCGGCAATCCGTGGTGGTACGGCACCGCCGTGCAGGGCCACACGCTCGGCCTTCTACTCGGCATCCTGCTCGGCGTGGCGGTTCTCTATCGGCGACGCGAGCGCGTCGGCGCGCTCCGACTCTGGACCAGCGCGGTCGTCCTCGGCATGTCGATGACCCTTTGGGCAGTCTGGTGGTACCGCGGCGAGAGCAGTTACGTCCTCTATCGCGGGTGGGGCGTGGTCCTCGTCGTCGCGCTCGCGGTGCTGACGACCGTGGCGGCGACGGCCGACCGCGGACCCCTCTTTGACAACGCCTCTCGCCAGCAGGTCGGCCTGCTCGCGCTGTTGCTCCCACTGGCGGTCATGGTCGGTGTCGCGGTCCCGGTCAACTTCACCACGGTCGGGGACGCCAGCATCCCCGGCGACGGCCCGGCGATAGAGGTCCGGGGCTACGACGTGACCTACGCCGAGGGCGTCCAGAATCAGAAGGTCTCGGCCATCGACGTGTCGATGTTCGGCGAGACGACCGACGTGACGACCAGCGGCGTCGTCGTCGTCAACGACGACCGCGAGATATGGTCCCAAGCGGTATCGAAGGGTCGCCTCGGGTTCGCTGGCCGGACGAGCGTCCGGGTCGGCGGCGTCGGGTGGGCCGAGGACGTGCGCGTCGAGCGCCGGGGCTGGTCGGCGGCCAACGGGCCGAAGGCGTATCAGGTGTGGCTCCGCGGCCCGGACGACGAGGAGTGGACCCACACTTTCGCCTCCGAACCGGCGACTGTGGGAGCGACGCTCGCCAACCACTCGGTCGAAGTCGTCCCGGCGAACGGGACGTTCTACCTCCGACTGGCCAGCGGGAACGTCACGGTCGGGACCGCGGCGATTCCCGAGCGCAACGAGTCGGTGACGCTCGGACCGGTCCGGTTCGAGCGCGAGAACCGAAAGCTGCTCGCGGCCGTGAACGGGACCCGCGTGCAAGTCGCGGCCCGCGAGACGTATCGGTGA
- the purL gene encoding phosphoribosylformylglycinamidine synthase subunit PurL produces the protein MTLSEQDRELVAAELGRDPTPAEAVLFENLWSEHCAYRSSRPLLSAFESEGEQVVVGPGDDAAVVAVADGTYITMGIESHNHPSFVDPYDGAATGVGGIVRDTLSMGAYPIALADSLYFGDFDREHSRYLLEGVVEGISDYGNSIGVPTVAGSTAFHDDYEGNPLVNVACVGLLDDDRLVTADAKEPGNKLVLVGNATGRDGLGGASFASEDLSEDAETEDRPAVQVGDPYTEKLLIEANETLLDRDLVEAARDLGAAGLGGASSEMVAKGGLGAEIRLEDVHQREPEMNALEILLAESQERMCYEVEPENVDAVREVAEKYDLGCSVIGDVTEGNYVCTFEGETVVDADAEFLGDGAPMNDLDSTEPTQPERDLPDADLREAFESVVGHPNTASKRWVYRQYDHEVQVRTATGPGDDAAVLALREAEKGLAISSGADPNWTDAAPYEGARAVALENATNLAAKGATPLAAVDCLNGGNPEKPDVYGGFKGIVDGLADMCAELDAPVVGGNVSLYNDSPSGPIPPTPTLAMTGTKEGYDASPAALSGDASEATLLAVGDSGGDRLGGSQFLAEMGGSDRFPALPENPREVVETLADVADREATVAVHDVSHGGLAVALAEMVTDEAGATVELDSVEALFAETPGRAVVATTDPEAVREAFAGVAPVAELGEADESGALDLTVEGESLCYDADDIAALRNVLARELD, from the coding sequence ATGACTCTCTCCGAGCAAGACCGCGAACTCGTCGCCGCCGAACTCGGCCGGGACCCCACGCCCGCCGAGGCGGTGCTGTTCGAGAACCTTTGGAGCGAACACTGCGCGTATCGGTCGTCTCGACCGCTCCTGTCGGCCTTCGAGTCGGAGGGCGAGCAGGTCGTCGTCGGGCCGGGCGACGACGCCGCAGTCGTGGCAGTCGCGGATGGAACGTACATCACGATGGGTATCGAGAGCCACAACCACCCCTCGTTCGTGGACCCCTACGACGGCGCGGCCACGGGCGTCGGCGGCATCGTCCGGGACACGCTCTCGATGGGTGCCTACCCTATCGCGCTGGCCGACTCGCTGTACTTTGGCGATTTCGACCGCGAACACTCCCGCTACCTGCTGGAAGGCGTCGTGGAAGGTATCTCGGACTACGGTAACTCTATCGGCGTCCCCACGGTGGCCGGAAGCACGGCGTTCCACGACGACTACGAGGGCAACCCCCTCGTCAACGTGGCCTGCGTGGGCCTGCTGGACGACGACCGACTCGTCACGGCGGACGCGAAGGAACCCGGAAACAAACTCGTGCTGGTCGGGAACGCGACCGGGCGCGACGGACTCGGTGGCGCGAGTTTCGCCAGCGAGGACCTCTCGGAGGACGCCGAGACGGAGGACCGGCCCGCGGTACAGGTCGGCGACCCCTACACCGAGAAGTTGCTTATCGAGGCCAACGAGACCCTGCTAGACCGCGATTTGGTCGAGGCGGCCCGCGACCTCGGCGCGGCCGGACTCGGCGGGGCCTCCTCGGAGATGGTCGCCAAGGGCGGTCTCGGCGCGGAGATTCGCTTGGAGGACGTTCACCAGCGCGAACCCGAAATGAACGCGCTCGAAATCCTGCTCGCGGAGTCTCAAGAACGGATGTGCTACGAGGTCGAGCCGGAGAACGTCGATGCGGTCCGCGAAGTCGCCGAAAAGTACGATTTGGGCTGTTCGGTCATCGGCGACGTAACCGAGGGCAACTACGTCTGTACTTTCGAGGGCGAGACAGTGGTAGACGCCGACGCCGAGTTCTTGGGCGACGGCGCGCCGATGAACGATCTCGATTCGACCGAACCGACCCAACCGGAGCGCGACCTGCCGGACGCCGACCTCCGCGAGGCCTTCGAGTCGGTCGTCGGCCACCCCAACACCGCGAGCAAGCGGTGGGTCTACCGCCAGTACGACCACGAGGTGCAGGTCCGGACCGCGACCGGGCCGGGCGACGACGCCGCGGTCTTGGCCCTGCGCGAGGCAGAAAAAGGTCTCGCCATCTCGTCGGGCGCGGACCCCAACTGGACTGACGCCGCGCCCTACGAAGGAGCGCGCGCCGTGGCGCTCGAAAACGCGACGAACCTCGCCGCAAAGGGTGCGACCCCGCTGGCCGCGGTGGACTGTCTGAACGGTGGCAACCCCGAGAAACCCGACGTGTACGGCGGATTCAAAGGCATCGTGGACGGTCTCGCCGACATGTGCGCGGAGTTGGACGCGCCGGTCGTCGGCGGGAACGTCTCGCTCTACAACGATTCTCCCTCGGGACCGATTCCGCCGACGCCGACGCTGGCGATGACGGGGACCAAGGAAGGGTACGACGCCTCGCCCGCCGCGCTGTCCGGAGACGCGAGCGAGGCGACGCTCCTCGCAGTCGGCGACTCGGGAGGCGACCGACTCGGTGGTTCGCAGTTCCTCGCCGAGATGGGCGGGAGCGACCGCTTCCCCGCGCTCCCGGAGAACCCCCGAGAGGTCGTAGAGACGCTGGCGGACGTGGCCGACCGCGAGGCGACCGTGGCGGTTCACGACGTGAGCCACGGCGGTCTCGCCGTCGCGCTCGCCGAGATGGTCACCGACGAGGCTGGCGCGACGGTCGAACTCGACTCGGTCGAAGCCCTCTTCGCCGAGACGCCGGGCCGTGCCGTCGTCGCCACGACCGACCCCGAGGCGGTCCGCGAGGCGTTCGCGGGCGTCGCACCGGTCGCGGAACTCGGTGAGGCTGACGAGTCGGGCGCGCTCGACCTGACCGTCGAGGGCGAGTCGCTGTGCTACGACGCCGACGACATCGCGGCGCTCCGAAACGTGCTGGCCCGCGAATTGGACTGA
- a CDS encoding DNA-directed RNA polymerase subunit L, whose translation MELRVAEKADDEISIEIAGEDHTFMNVLKGTLLEHEGVAAATYDMNPEQSGGQTEPILTIKTEDGTEPLDALEDATGDIKDKTAAFRDAYESAV comes from the coding sequence ATGGAACTACGGGTTGCCGAGAAGGCCGACGACGAAATCTCCATCGAAATCGCCGGGGAGGACCACACCTTCATGAACGTGCTGAAAGGCACCCTCCTCGAACACGAGGGCGTCGCGGCCGCGACGTACGACATGAACCCCGAGCAGTCCGGCGGACAGACCGAACCCATCCTGACCATCAAGACCGAGGACGGCACCGAACCCCTCGACGCGCTGGAGGACGCCACGGGCGACATCAAGGACAAGACCGCGGCGTTCCGCGACGCCTACGAGAGCGCAGTCTAG
- a CDS encoding esterase/lipase family protein, with protein MHSSAEQDATTSNRVGRRTVLRAAAGTVALGAVVGSASAFGGDDGNITGAEDFPRATTRGHFDIHWWHGDQLTDGHTARNYSTVGDIPGYGSANPDEILVSVHGWRVAAADAPDHFATVKQSLRNNGYDHPVIGFSYDSDTSTDNWWPTTDIAERNGKKLANFLTDYRAETGARVRLVGHSMGGRVVPATLRALNNLGKSDFVESATLLGAATDNDAVAVGGEYGDDIAAAAKSVDNYWKSDDDVLNWAYSAGEFDSAVGEEGCEGTPPANYTDHNVDYVSDHFSYHEHGNGCMAEVVSNF; from the coding sequence ATGCACTCATCAGCGGAACAGGACGCAACAACATCGAATCGCGTCGGTCGGCGAACGGTGCTCCGAGCGGCGGCCGGAACCGTCGCGCTCGGAGCCGTTGTGGGGTCGGCCTCGGCGTTCGGGGGCGACGACGGAAACATCACCGGAGCCGAGGACTTCCCGCGCGCGACGACCCGCGGGCACTTCGACATCCACTGGTGGCACGGCGACCAGTTGACCGACGGCCACACCGCGCGAAACTACAGCACAGTCGGAGACATTCCCGGCTACGGGTCCGCGAACCCCGACGAAATTCTCGTCTCGGTTCACGGCTGGCGAGTCGCCGCCGCCGACGCTCCGGACCACTTCGCCACCGTGAAACAGTCGCTCCGGAACAACGGCTACGACCACCCCGTTATCGGGTTCAGCTACGACTCGGACACCAGCACGGACAACTGGTGGCCCACCACCGACATCGCCGAGCGCAACGGCAAGAAACTGGCCAACTTCCTGACCGACTATCGCGCAGAGACCGGCGCGCGAGTCCGCCTCGTCGGCCACTCGATGGGCGGCCGGGTCGTGCCCGCGACGCTCCGAGCGCTCAACAATCTCGGCAAATCTGACTTCGTGGAGTCGGCGACGCTTCTCGGCGCGGCGACGGACAACGACGCGGTGGCCGTCGGCGGCGAGTACGGCGACGACATCGCGGCCGCCGCCAAGTCGGTGGACAACTACTGGAAGTCCGACGACGACGTATTGAACTGGGCCTACTCGGCGGGCGAGTTCGACTCGGCGGTCGGCGAGGAGGGCTGTGAGGGCACGCCGCCCGCGAACTACACCGACCACAACGTCGATTACGTGTCCGACCACTTCTCGTACCACGAACACGGCAACGGCTGTATGGCCGAGGTCGTCTCGAACTTCTGA
- a CDS encoding methyl-accepting chemotaxis protein: MDSLQFDEENDAEKTNAELCRERDYWKHLFESMIDEFPQPMFTVDADGEITKFNAKAVETYNLPEQEVIGEHAGVFQPNKDETLVEEVVRTGESIREESFRALPDDEGGKIWIRAMGAPLTDSDGNVVGGVEMMPLVTELVEERERIEELQTKVSEEIKGSVTELETTASDIAEGSSDINALTDEQSDKIDKIASEVSSLSATVEEIASSADEVSTKSSRSEELAESAHESVADVVDSMDHIEAAGKAVAENTDDLQEKIDEIDDLVTVINDIADQTNLLALNASIEAARAGEAGSGFAVVADEIKQLASESQEQADEIERLVEEIHSNTDDTVESVEETNYRVENGMEHVEMAADRLERIAEHARETSQGIDEVAKATESQATSAEEIAAMIDETATQADQTAREAESIAAASEQQEAMVREVRGAVERLQETEIDE; this comes from the coding sequence ATGGATAGTTTGCAGTTTGACGAGGAGAACGACGCCGAGAAGACGAACGCGGAACTGTGTCGTGAGCGAGATTACTGGAAACATCTCTTCGAGTCGATGATAGACGAGTTCCCACAACCGATGTTCACGGTTGACGCCGACGGGGAGATTACGAAGTTCAACGCGAAGGCCGTCGAGACGTACAACCTCCCCGAACAGGAGGTCATCGGCGAACACGCGGGAGTTTTCCAACCGAACAAAGACGAGACGCTCGTCGAGGAGGTCGTACGAACCGGCGAGTCGATTCGGGAAGAGTCGTTTCGAGCGCTCCCCGACGATGAGGGCGGGAAAATCTGGATACGCGCGATGGGAGCGCCGCTGACCGACTCTGATGGAAACGTCGTCGGCGGCGTGGAGATGATGCCGTTGGTGACCGAACTCGTCGAGGAACGCGAGCGTATCGAGGAGTTGCAGACGAAAGTCAGTGAGGAAATAAAGGGGTCGGTCACGGAACTGGAGACGACGGCGAGCGACATCGCGGAAGGGTCCAGCGACATAAACGCACTCACGGACGAACAGAGCGACAAGATAGACAAGATAGCCAGCGAGGTCTCGTCGCTCAGCGCGACGGTCGAGGAGATAGCGTCGAGCGCCGACGAGGTCTCGACCAAGAGTTCCCGTTCGGAAGAACTGGCCGAGTCCGCCCACGAGTCGGTCGCGGATGTCGTCGATTCGATGGACCACATCGAGGCGGCGGGGAAGGCAGTCGCCGAGAACACCGACGACTTGCAGGAGAAGATAGACGAGATAGACGACCTAGTCACCGTCATCAACGACATCGCCGACCAGACCAACTTACTGGCGCTGAACGCCTCCATCGAGGCGGCCCGCGCGGGCGAGGCCGGGTCCGGGTTCGCCGTCGTCGCGGACGAGATCAAACAGCTCGCGTCGGAATCGCAGGAACAGGCCGACGAAATCGAGCGGCTGGTCGAGGAGATACACAGCAACACCGACGACACCGTCGAGAGCGTCGAGGAGACCAACTACCGGGTCGAAAACGGGATGGAACACGTCGAGATGGCCGCCGACAGACTCGAACGCATCGCCGAACACGCCCGCGAGACCTCACAGGGAATCGACGAGGTGGCAAAAGCGACCGAGAGTCAAGCCACGAGCGCCGAGGAGATAGCGGCGATGATAGACGAGACCGCCACGCAGGCCGACCAGACTGCCCGAGAGGCAGAGTCAATCGCGGCCGCGAGCGAACAGCAGGAGGCGATGGTTCGGGAAGTCCGCGGCGCCGTCGAACGACTCCAAGAGACGGAGATCGACGAGTAG